A genomic stretch from Pseudodesulfovibrio senegalensis includes:
- the feoB gene encoding ferrous iron transport protein B gives MPDAAKKTDVNVLRHHAETVAAPAPRAASAAERPLVVAVAGQPNTGKSTVFNRLTGLNQRVGNWPGKTVDRAEGRLDRAGRSCVLVDLPGTYGLTANSVEEEIARDFLLSDVPDAVLAVVNAASLERSLYLVAEIMALGLSVVVALNMMDVAEQEGRTIDADALSRAMGVPVIPLVGTSREQSLDGLVEALFFVDRSRSEHRNGPQAPEAVRELAAGLEAEGMVPEKALWTATKLAENDSSLRARLKKALDADAWQRLDERVNRLPDNAAMDVYEKRQQWIDSVCGNVVTVRQGHASPTDRWDRVLMHPLWGRIVAFVVIPLGCLLGVVLGMCTGGMALMGALSAGPQIKALLPGVLGSLMAGAVVPAAGWVLALLSIIGFIYAVFHFLEDTGYLARVACLMDPLLGRLGVDGKSAIPLLMGFLCNTVAIAGSRVVNTRRQRFITLCMLPFLPCSGQTGVAFLFAFALFEPRTALLVILGVTAVNICLACVTAVVLNRRMDRVQSGGLVMELPLYHKPNFRTILTGVRTRLEIFAKSTAGFIFAALILVWAVSYYPGGSIEHSYLYVLGRKLEPLGSFFGFDWRFVVALMSSFVAKETTAGTLAVLFSVGAGDHEAIIHAVRSAITPQGALAFVVISNLYLPCVASIVALRSELGAWRHTLALLAAMLGIALVTALASYHAGSIFL, from the coding sequence ATGCCTGATGCGGCGAAAAAAACGGACGTGAACGTGCTCCGCCACCACGCGGAAACCGTGGCCGCTCCCGCGCCCCGGGCCGCATCCGCTGCCGAAAGGCCGCTGGTGGTGGCCGTGGCCGGCCAGCCCAACACCGGAAAATCCACGGTGTTCAACCGGCTGACCGGACTCAACCAGCGCGTGGGTAATTGGCCGGGCAAGACCGTGGACCGGGCCGAAGGGCGTCTGGACCGCGCCGGACGGTCTTGCGTGCTGGTGGACCTGCCCGGAACCTACGGCCTGACCGCCAACTCGGTGGAAGAGGAGATCGCGCGCGACTTTCTGCTTTCGGACGTGCCGGATGCGGTGCTGGCCGTGGTCAATGCCGCCAGCCTTGAGCGCAGTCTGTATCTCGTGGCCGAAATCATGGCGCTGGGCCTGTCCGTCGTGGTGGCCCTGAACATGATGGACGTGGCCGAGCAGGAAGGGCGCACCATTGACGCGGACGCACTTTCCCGGGCCATGGGCGTTCCCGTGATCCCCCTGGTGGGCACCAGCCGGGAGCAGTCGCTGGACGGCCTTGTGGAGGCCCTGTTTTTTGTGGACAGGAGCCGGTCGGAGCATCGGAACGGCCCGCAGGCCCCGGAAGCGGTGCGGGAGCTGGCCGCTGGTCTTGAGGCCGAAGGCATGGTGCCCGAAAAGGCGCTCTGGACCGCGACAAAGCTGGCGGAAAACGACAGCTCGTTGCGCGCCCGGCTCAAGAAGGCGCTGGATGCCGATGCATGGCAACGTCTTGATGAACGCGTGAACCGTCTGCCGGACAACGCGGCCATGGACGTGTACGAAAAGCGGCAGCAGTGGATCGATTCGGTCTGCGGCAATGTCGTGACCGTCCGGCAGGGGCATGCCAGCCCCACGGACCGGTGGGACCGTGTGCTCATGCATCCGCTGTGGGGCAGGATCGTGGCCTTTGTTGTCATTCCGCTGGGGTGTCTGCTCGGCGTTGTGCTGGGCATGTGCACGGGCGGCATGGCGCTCATGGGCGCGCTTTCGGCCGGACCGCAGATCAAGGCCCTGTTGCCCGGCGTGCTGGGCAGCCTCATGGCCGGGGCCGTGGTTCCGGCCGCGGGATGGGTGCTGGCCCTGCTTTCCATCATCGGCTTCATCTACGCGGTTTTTCATTTTCTGGAGGATACCGGGTACCTAGCGCGCGTGGCCTGCCTCATGGACCCGCTGCTCGGCAGGCTCGGGGTCGATGGCAAGTCGGCCATCCCCCTGCTCATGGGCTTCCTCTGCAATACCGTGGCCATAGCCGGGAGCCGGGTGGTCAACACCCGCAGGCAGCGTTTCATCACCCTGTGCATGCTGCCGTTTCTGCCCTGTTCGGGCCAGACCGGGGTGGCCTTTCTGTTCGCCTTTGCCCTGTTCGAACCGCGGACCGCGTTGCTGGTCATTCTGGGCGTCACTGCCGTGAACATCTGCCTTGCCTGCGTCACCGCCGTGGTGCTGAACCGGCGCATGGACCGCGTGCAGTCCGGCGGACTGGTCATGGAACTGCCTCTGTACCACAAGCCCAATTTCCGCACCATTCTGACCGGGGTGCGCACGCGTCTGGAAATATTTGCCAAAAGCACGGCCGGGTTCATCTTTGCGGCCCTGATTCTGGTCTGGGCCGTCAGCTATTATCCGGGCGGCAGCATCGAGCATAGCTACCTGTACGTGCTGGGCAGGAAGCTGGAGCCGCTGGGGTCGTTTTTTGGGTTCGACTGGCGCTTCGTGGTGGCGCTCATGAGCTCGTTCGTGGCCAAGGAGACCACGGCCGGAACGCTGGCCGTGCTGTTTTCGGTGGGCGCGGGCGATCACGAGGCCATCATCCACGCGGTTCGCAGCGCCATTACCCCGCAGGGCGCGCTTGCCTTTGTCGTGATTTCCAATCTTTACCTGCCGTGCGTGGCTTCCATCGTGGCCCTGCGGTCAGAGCTGGGCGCATGGCGGCATACCCTTGCCCTGCTGGCGGCCATGCTGGGCATTGCGCTTGTCACGGCGCTGGCCTCGTATCATGCGGGATCGATTTTTCTGTAG
- a CDS encoding FeoA family protein, with the protein MRFSFLKFSRKAHKWLGIYVSFLTVVWLGELLLLPLAYPVKGTQAVEPATVGIVAVQGSVVPFHEIMRRVRSGAYGPFGPDLTVTYLPRDGRYVVRDPGAFVVCTVSATDGRLLGRESDGSALFTEKGALAWLNPAVSAILKAPFEISFVFLAVTGVYLVIFPYLRRGRAAGEGVLGLAPGDRFLFRATGNARDMARLAALGLLPGVPVTVLRMPRRGPVVLSARNTRIAVARNVAAAFILERAEA; encoded by the coding sequence ATGCGTTTCAGTTTTTTGAAGTTTTCCCGCAAGGCTCACAAATGGCTGGGAATCTATGTGTCCTTTCTCACGGTGGTCTGGCTGGGTGAGCTGCTCCTTCTGCCCCTGGCCTACCCCGTGAAGGGCACGCAGGCTGTTGAGCCCGCAACGGTCGGGATTGTTGCCGTTCAAGGTTCGGTGGTGCCGTTTCACGAGATCATGCGCCGGGTGAGATCCGGAGCGTACGGTCCGTTCGGCCCCGACCTGACCGTGACCTACCTGCCCCGTGACGGCCGCTATGTGGTCCGCGACCCCGGGGCCTTTGTGGTCTGCACCGTGAGTGCAACGGACGGACGGCTGCTGGGCAGGGAGTCGGACGGCAGCGCCCTGTTCACGGAAAAGGGTGCGCTGGCATGGCTGAACCCTGCGGTGTCCGCTATTCTCAAGGCCCCGTTCGAGATTTCCTTTGTCTTCCTCGCGGTTACCGGAGTCTATTTGGTGATTTTCCCATACCTGCGCCGCGGCAGGGCTGCGGGCGAAGGCGTCCTGGGGCTGGCCCCGGGCGACCGGTTTCTCTTTCGCGCCACGGGCAATGCCCGGGACATGGCGCGCCTTGCCGCGCTCGGCCTGTTGCCCGGCGTGCCGGTCACGGTTCTGCGCATGCCGCGCCGGGGGCCGGTGGTGCTTTCCGCGCGCAACACGCGCATAGCCGTGGCCCGCAATGTGGCGGCGGCATTCATCCTTGAAAGGGCGGAGGCCTGA